A single genomic interval of Haloterrigena salifodinae harbors:
- a CDS encoding ABC transporter permease: protein MSLESATTVPLFTEFPFEWNYIRSIIVVSLYVSVAAVALSTLCSLPVALAVGFTDFRGKGLLTSIINTGMGFPSVVVGLAVLFTVSNEGPLGSLELVFTREAMIMSQFVLAAPVVTGVSLAAVSSVEQNVRDAAYAMGGTRLDVALVTIKEARYGIATAVLAGFGRAISEVGSVLIVGGNIASADGTSKTRTLTTAIQLEAQRGRFETAMILGVVLLAIVLVVNGIVVRLGSDGGGYR from the coding sequence ATGTCCCTCGAGAGCGCGACGACGGTCCCGCTGTTCACCGAGTTCCCCTTCGAGTGGAACTACATCCGGAGCATCATCGTCGTCTCCCTGTACGTCAGCGTGGCCGCGGTCGCGTTAAGCACGTTGTGTAGCCTCCCAGTCGCGCTCGCCGTCGGCTTTACCGACTTTCGCGGGAAGGGGCTCCTGACGTCGATCATCAACACCGGCATGGGGTTTCCCAGCGTCGTCGTCGGACTGGCTGTCCTGTTTACGGTCTCCAACGAGGGCCCGCTGGGCTCGCTCGAACTCGTCTTCACGCGCGAGGCGATGATCATGTCGCAGTTCGTCCTCGCCGCCCCGGTGGTCACCGGCGTCAGCCTCGCCGCGGTGAGCAGCGTCGAGCAAAACGTCCGCGACGCGGCGTACGCGATGGGCGGGACCCGCCTCGACGTGGCGCTGGTCACCATCAAGGAAGCTCGCTACGGGATCGCGACCGCGGTGCTAGCCGGCTTCGGGCGGGCGATCAGCGAGGTCGGCTCCGTCCTCATCGTCGGCGGAAACATCGCCAGCGCCGACGGCACCTCCAAGACGCGGACGCTGACGACGGCGATCCAGCTCGAGGCCCAGCGGGGACGGTTCGAGACGGCGATGATCCTCGGCGTCGTCCTCCTTGCGATCGTGCTGGTCGTCAACGGCATCGTCGTCCGACTGGGCAGCGACGGCGGGGGGTACCGATGA
- a CDS encoding substrate-binding domain-containing protein, with amino-acid sequence MTIQRREFVAALAAGGAAGLAGCSTLTGDDSGDAGISGKTLTLTTTTSTYNTGLLDELNAPFEDRYGVSVDAVSQGTGQALKTARNGDSDVVMVHARSLEDEFMEEGYGVNRRDLMYNDFVVIGGPDDPAGIGGSDDVTEAFTAIADSESSFVSRGDDSGTHTKELEIWDETGLNVNEFGEWYQEAGQGMGDVINMATQQGSYTLSDRGTYLDMQDEVDLEIHVQGPIEGGPELLANPYGIVAVNPAVHDNVEYDLAMAYIGFITSPEGQDLIENYTANGEQLFYPEALSEEPNFQQYVPEGWSADSTGNSSDSSDE; translated from the coding sequence ATGACGATACAACGACGCGAGTTCGTCGCCGCGCTCGCCGCTGGTGGCGCCGCCGGACTCGCCGGCTGTTCGACGCTGACCGGCGACGACAGCGGTGACGCCGGGATCAGCGGCAAAACGCTGACGCTGACGACGACGACGAGCACGTACAACACCGGGTTGCTCGACGAACTCAACGCGCCCTTCGAGGATCGGTACGGCGTCTCCGTCGATGCCGTCTCGCAGGGGACGGGGCAGGCCCTCAAGACCGCTCGAAACGGCGACTCGGACGTGGTGATGGTCCACGCCCGCTCGCTCGAGGACGAGTTCATGGAGGAGGGGTACGGCGTCAACCGACGGGACCTCATGTACAACGACTTCGTCGTCATCGGCGGTCCCGACGATCCCGCGGGGATCGGTGGCAGCGACGACGTCACCGAGGCGTTCACCGCCATCGCCGACTCGGAATCCTCGTTCGTCTCTCGAGGCGACGACTCTGGAACGCACACGAAGGAACTCGAGATCTGGGACGAGACGGGGCTCAACGTCAACGAATTCGGCGAGTGGTACCAGGAGGCCGGCCAGGGGATGGGCGACGTCATCAACATGGCCACCCAGCAGGGTTCCTACACGCTGTCCGACCGCGGGACGTATCTGGACATGCAAGATGAGGTGGACCTCGAGATCCACGTGCAGGGTCCGATCGAGGGCGGACCGGAACTGCTCGCGAACCCCTACGGGATCGTCGCCGTCAACCCGGCGGTCCACGACAACGTCGAGTACGACCTCGCGATGGCCTACATCGGTTTCATCACCAGCCCGGAGGGCCAGGACCTTATCGAGAACTACACGGCCAACGGCGAGCAGTTGTTCTATCCCGAAGCCCTCTCCGAGGAGCCGAACTTCCAGCAGTACGTCCCCGAGGGGTGGAGCGCCGATAGCACTGGCAACTCGAGCGACTCGTCGGACGAATAA
- a CDS encoding response regulator — protein MSDASGRSRGTIDVLLVEDNPGDVRLIEEAFRDAGADSELHAVTNGEEALDFVYRRDDHANAPRPDLVILDWNLPRTSGEQVLMELKDDPEHKRIPVTVLTGSQDENDVLHSYRKHANACLKKAVEPDEFLETIRAYAEFWFTTVRLPNGDE, from the coding sequence ATGAGCGATGCATCTGGTCGCTCGAGGGGGACGATCGACGTGTTGTTGGTCGAGGATAATCCGGGAGACGTCCGCCTCATCGAGGAGGCGTTTCGCGACGCCGGCGCCGACAGCGAACTCCACGCCGTTACCAACGGCGAGGAGGCGCTCGACTTCGTCTATCGTCGCGACGACCACGCGAACGCACCGCGGCCGGACCTCGTCATTCTTGACTGGAACCTGCCTCGGACGAGCGGCGAACAGGTGTTGATGGAGCTGAAAGACGACCCGGAGCACAAGCGCATTCCCGTCACCGTCCTCACCGGCTCCCAGGACGAGAACGACGTCCTGCACTCGTACCGAAAGCACGCGAACGCCTGTCTCAAAAAAGCCGTCGAGCCCGACGAGTTTCTGGAGACCATTCGGGCCTACGCGGAGTTTTGGTTTACCACGGTGCGGCTGCCGAACGGCGACGAGTAA
- a CDS encoding glutaredoxin family protein — protein sequence MEFPPNQGLDQDEVNEQVEDTIANNEVVLFMKGTELMPQCGYSRKALGLIDSHRDEFETVDVLDSLAEFRAALEDYSGWETIPQTFVDGEFVGGSDVLEELEERGELAETLNAE from the coding sequence ATGGAATTCCCACCGAACCAGGGTCTCGATCAGGACGAGGTCAACGAGCAAGTCGAGGACACCATCGCGAACAACGAGGTCGTCCTCTTCATGAAGGGGACCGAGCTGATGCCCCAGTGTGGCTACTCCCGGAAGGCCCTCGGCCTCATCGACAGCCACCGAGACGAGTTCGAGACCGTCGACGTCCTGGACTCCCTCGCCGAGTTCCGGGCCGCCCTCGAGGACTACAGCGGCTGGGAAACGATCCCGCAGACGTTCGTCGACGGCGAGTTCGTCGGCGGCTCGGACGTCCTCGAGGAACTCGAGGAACGCGGTGAGCTGGCCGAGACGCTCAACGCCGAATAA
- a CDS encoding amino acid ABC transporter ATP-binding protein: MTLEATDVSHGYGNETVFDGVSLSVSTGEVVAIIGPSGVGKSTLLRLLALFDAPDRGTISYDGEDVWRQPEGRRLEHRRRIGMVFQDASLFDASVRRNAAYGLRVRQSWPERIRHGFAQLVGEQNGTGDAVEALETVGLADKVDQDADSLSGGEAQRVAFARALAYDPEILLLDEPTSDLDPRNTAVIEDAVLQARDRGIGVVVATHDMHQARRVADRTAVLLGDEILEVDRTERVFDDPRDDRTRKFIDGELIY; the protein is encoded by the coding sequence ATGACCCTCGAGGCGACCGACGTCTCCCACGGCTACGGGAACGAAACCGTCTTCGACGGCGTCTCGCTGTCGGTCTCGACGGGGGAGGTCGTCGCGATCATCGGCCCCTCCGGCGTCGGCAAGTCGACGCTGCTTCGCCTGCTCGCGCTGTTCGACGCGCCCGACCGGGGGACGATCAGCTACGACGGCGAGGACGTCTGGCGACAGCCCGAGGGGCGGCGACTTGAGCACCGTCGTCGCATCGGCATGGTCTTTCAGGACGCGAGCCTCTTCGACGCGAGTGTCCGTCGGAACGCCGCCTACGGCCTCCGCGTTCGCCAGTCATGGCCCGAACGGATTCGACACGGATTCGCGCAACTCGTCGGCGAGCAAAACGGCACCGGCGACGCCGTCGAGGCCCTCGAGACCGTCGGGCTGGCGGACAAGGTCGATCAGGACGCCGACTCGCTCTCGGGCGGCGAAGCCCAGCGCGTCGCCTTCGCCCGAGCGCTGGCGTACGACCCCGAAATCCTCCTGCTGGACGAACCCACGTCCGATCTCGACCCGCGAAACACGGCAGTCATCGAGGACGCGGTGCTCCAGGCCCGAGATCGGGGGATCGGCGTCGTCGTCGCGACGCACGATATGCACCAGGCCCGGCGCGTCGCGGACCGCACCGCCGTATTGCTCGGCGACGAAATCCTCGAAGTCGACCGAACCGAACGCGTGTTCGACGACCCGCGCGACGACCGGACCCGGAAATTTATCGACGGCGAACTGATATACTGA
- a CDS encoding DUF7110 family protein, producing the protein MSTEESRHVYRLHSTLELPLEDLREHIEEAEYPDGITDVEITRRNNTLILKAVAKDESVSKYTPTAQLKASVTENRVYEEDPDERRNAFRWDEEEEEEIESELVEFAAFKGDRETVLQNSLLQYQMFLVLCGIAEAAEKGTLTAISERDGELEATRIVEGEPRPANIEVVEGPRDHNSGDGGVNWRDNKFISD; encoded by the coding sequence ATGTCAACAGAGGAATCCAGACACGTTTATCGGCTGCATTCGACGCTTGAACTACCCCTCGAAGACCTTCGGGAACACATCGAGGAGGCAGAGTACCCGGACGGTATCACCGACGTGGAGATAACGCGGCGCAACAACACGCTTATTCTCAAGGCCGTCGCCAAGGACGAATCGGTCAGCAAGTACACGCCGACCGCCCAGCTCAAGGCCAGCGTCACGGAGAACCGGGTCTACGAGGAGGATCCCGACGAGCGGCGCAACGCCTTCCGCTGGGACGAGGAAGAAGAAGAGGAGATCGAATCCGAACTCGTCGAGTTCGCGGCGTTCAAGGGCGACCGCGAGACCGTCCTCCAGAACTCGCTGTTGCAGTATCAGATGTTCCTGGTCCTCTGTGGCATCGCCGAAGCCGCCGAGAAGGGGACGCTGACGGCAATCTCGGAGCGCGACGGCGAACTCGAGGCGACCCGCATCGTCGAGGGCGAGCCCCGACCGGCCAACATCGAGGTCGTCGAAGGACCGCGAGACCACAACTCGGGCGATGGCGGCGTCAACTGGCGAGACAACAAGTTCATTTCGGACTGA
- the hmgB gene encoding hydroxymethylglutaryl-CoA synthase translates to MTAVGIDAIEIWTGNLKLDLPGTFAPEKGEDPEKYTKGLGLNASSFPDSYEDIVTMGANAAHRLMERKGLEPDDIGRIDVATESAFDNSKPVSTYVAGCLEQVFEGDFHHANKGERKFACIAGTQSLDDAYNWIRAGRNRGRSALVIATDTALYARGDAGEATQGAGAVAMLISEDPNLVELSAEQGYGSADETDFLKPNQQFPSVDGKRSVQVYLARMREALKDYESVAGDVHEADFAYAPFHTPFPGMVRKAALLAYRHVIRDTTLEDDLADEIGRQPRPEAFDTDDDYRDALREYMDLLKETEAYQEWYAETIDPTLSISREVGNWYTGSVHVARASALKHALENGRDMIDESLLVASYGSGAQAEIHSEVVQEGWEDEIEALNVDEQLKDRYDMSWDDYEEVHDVHNHDMDVDVEEFTAPKSEFVFDGWGRMGERKYRYVE, encoded by the coding sequence ATGACTGCAGTCGGTATCGACGCCATCGAAATCTGGACCGGGAACCTCAAACTCGACTTACCCGGCACGTTCGCCCCCGAGAAGGGCGAAGACCCCGAGAAGTACACGAAAGGGCTCGGGCTGAACGCCAGTTCCTTCCCCGACAGTTACGAGGACATCGTCACGATGGGCGCCAACGCCGCCCACCGACTGATGGAGCGCAAAGGGCTCGAGCCCGACGATATCGGACGGATCGACGTCGCGACCGAGAGCGCCTTCGACAACTCTAAACCCGTTTCGACGTACGTCGCCGGCTGTCTCGAGCAGGTCTTCGAGGGCGACTTCCACCACGCCAACAAGGGAGAGCGGAAGTTCGCCTGCATCGCAGGCACCCAGAGTCTGGACGACGCCTACAATTGGATCCGCGCGGGCCGTAACCGCGGCCGCTCGGCGCTGGTCATCGCGACCGACACGGCGCTGTACGCCCGGGGCGACGCCGGCGAGGCGACCCAGGGCGCCGGCGCCGTCGCGATGCTGATCAGCGAGGATCCCAACCTGGTCGAACTCTCCGCCGAGCAGGGGTACGGCTCGGCCGACGAGACCGACTTCCTCAAGCCCAACCAGCAGTTCCCCTCCGTCGACGGCAAACGCTCCGTGCAGGTGTATCTCGCCCGGATGCGCGAGGCCCTGAAGGACTACGAGAGCGTCGCCGGCGACGTCCACGAAGCGGACTTCGCGTACGCGCCCTTCCACACGCCGTTCCCGGGGATGGTCCGGAAGGCGGCCCTGCTGGCCTACCGCCACGTCATCCGCGATACGACGCTCGAGGACGACCTGGCCGATGAGATCGGTCGCCAGCCCCGTCCCGAGGCGTTCGATACCGACGACGACTACCGCGACGCGCTGCGGGAGTACATGGACCTGCTCAAGGAGACCGAGGCCTACCAGGAGTGGTACGCGGAGACGATCGATCCGACGCTGTCGATCTCCCGCGAGGTCGGCAACTGGTACACCGGCTCCGTCCACGTCGCCCGCGCCAGCGCGCTCAAACACGCCCTCGAGAACGGTCGCGATATGATCGACGAGTCGCTGCTCGTCGCCTCCTACGGCAGCGGCGCCCAGGCGGAAATCCACTCCGAGGTCGTTCAGGAGGGCTGGGAAGACGAGATCGAGGCGCTGAACGTCGACGAACAACTCAAGGATCGGTACGACATGAGCTGGGACGACTACGAGGAGGTCCACGACGTCCACAACCACGACATGGACGTCGACGTCGAGGAGTTCACGGCCCCCAAGTCGGAGTTCGTCTTCGACGGCTGGGGCCGGATGGGCGAGCGAAAGTACCGGTACGTCGAGTAG
- a CDS encoding DUF309 domain-containing protein, translating to MDEHTSDPTVAPPPGLETPTGWRPEAGRWEHATLRRATVHGVRLFNAGAYHESHDCFELEWYNYGRGSTESAFCHGMVQVAAGAYKRVDFDNDDGLRSLFRTALQYLRDVPRDYYGVDVLEVRTVLTNALEEPSRVDDWRVPIDGERPTAGPADFEYAETLEE from the coding sequence ATGGACGAGCACACCAGCGACCCGACCGTCGCACCGCCCCCGGGGCTCGAGACGCCGACGGGCTGGCGGCCCGAGGCGGGGCGCTGGGAGCACGCGACGCTTCGTCGGGCGACGGTCCACGGTGTCCGACTCTTCAACGCTGGCGCCTACCACGAGAGCCACGACTGCTTCGAACTCGAGTGGTACAACTACGGCCGCGGGAGCACCGAGAGCGCGTTCTGCCACGGGATGGTACAGGTCGCGGCCGGCGCGTACAAGCGGGTCGACTTCGACAACGACGACGGACTGCGGTCGCTCTTTCGAACCGCGCTCCAGTACCTGCGGGACGTTCCCCGAGACTACTACGGCGTCGACGTCCTCGAGGTCCGGACCGTGCTGACGAACGCCCTCGAGGAGCCGAGCCGCGTCGACGATTGGCGAGTCCCCATCGACGGCGAGCGACCGACCGCCGGACCGGCCGATTTCGAGTACGCTGAGACACTCGAAGAGTGA
- a CDS encoding zinc ribbon domain-containing protein has translation MTDLSTFELVGRLAVAAFVMIAPTLLFLGLVRGLEKLRDDAFIDRWLHEQGHEVEDDVLTVLASGIGIESETASSRRCPACGNPNASSARYCHQCLARLPS, from the coding sequence ATGACCGACCTCAGCACGTTCGAACTCGTCGGCCGGCTGGCCGTCGCCGCGTTCGTCATGATCGCGCCCACGCTGCTCTTTCTCGGACTGGTGCGGGGCCTCGAGAAGCTTCGCGACGACGCCTTCATCGATCGGTGGCTGCACGAACAGGGCCACGAGGTCGAAGACGACGTGCTGACCGTGCTCGCGAGCGGAATCGGTATCGAGTCGGAGACCGCCTCGAGCCGCCGGTGTCCGGCCTGCGGGAACCCGAATGCCTCGTCGGCGCGGTACTGTCACCAGTGCCTCGCCAGGCTCCCCTCCTGA
- a CDS encoding succinylglutamate desuccinylase/aspartoacylase domain-containing protein, whose amino-acid sequence MRVAQLGSGTPEIAVVAGVHGDEPCGVRAVERLLDERPTVERPVKLIVANEEALERRVRFVDEDLNRAFPGDPDAKTHEGQLAHRLVEELDGCLTFSMHSTQSHGEPFAIVNGVSETAKAVVPKLPVSAMVETSNFAEGRLFSEIDTIEVECGLQGSETAAQNADRLTRAFLTAVDALPGDTIRSDLPVYRLTDVIRKQDADTYEVFVDNFAEVEAGDPFAAADGDTQVADEPFYPILMSPNGYRDVFGYAAEKLDVLTAPPAAD is encoded by the coding sequence ATGAGAGTTGCACAGCTCGGGTCAGGAACGCCGGAGATCGCAGTCGTCGCGGGCGTTCACGGGGACGAACCCTGTGGCGTTCGCGCCGTCGAACGGTTGCTCGACGAGCGCCCGACCGTCGAGCGGCCGGTCAAGCTCATCGTCGCCAACGAGGAGGCCCTCGAGCGGCGGGTCCGATTCGTCGACGAGGACTTAAACCGCGCGTTTCCCGGCGATCCGGACGCGAAAACTCACGAGGGACAACTCGCCCATCGGCTCGTCGAGGAGCTCGACGGCTGTCTGACGTTCTCGATGCACTCGACCCAGAGCCACGGCGAGCCCTTCGCGATCGTCAACGGCGTCAGCGAGACCGCGAAAGCGGTCGTCCCGAAGCTGCCGGTGTCGGCGATGGTCGAGACGAGCAACTTCGCGGAGGGACGCCTGTTCTCCGAGATCGACACGATCGAAGTCGAGTGCGGCCTGCAGGGGTCGGAGACGGCCGCCCAGAACGCGGACCGACTGACCCGCGCGTTCCTCACGGCCGTCGACGCATTACCCGGCGATACGATCCGCAGCGATCTACCGGTCTACCGGCTCACCGACGTCATCCGCAAGCAGGACGCCGACACCTACGAGGTCTTCGTCGACAACTTCGCCGAAGTCGAGGCCGGCGATCCGTTCGCCGCCGCCGACGGCGACACGCAGGTCGCCGACGAACCGTTCTATCCCATCCTGATGTCGCCGAACGGCTACCGGGACGTCTTCGGCTACGCCGCCGAAAAGCTCGACGTCCTGACGGCGCCGCCGGCCGCGGACTAG
- a CDS encoding PQQ-dependent sugar dehydrogenase, whose protein sequence is MDAPTRRRLLAAAAVAVPALAGCLTESGSDATELATPESVPADDWSEPDWRPADAVPSEDDVAATTVVSDLAIPWDLTFADGDAFVTERDGGVRRFDADALAEDADLGADDGETVLESASLPDRASPGEGGTLGVAAHPDYPDTPDLFTYYTADDGAVSNRVVRYDLEADALETVLEGIPGSSIHNGGRIAFGPDDHLWVLTGDAREPALTQDPGSRAGAVLRVTPDGEPHPENPNWGDDGDQRTYSLGHRNPQGLDFTPQGTPILAEHGPGARDEVSVLRPGGNYGWDIVRGGPDDPEYGSYDEYEAATPPVVNTGSETTWAPSGLAFYDDGAIEPWTNTVLVCGLASSALAVVGLTPRSDSDGERSSDESDAVQYDADWLDDRFTATVYRLFADEWGRLRHVEPGPDGSLYLLTSNRDGRADGPFPRANDDRIVRLDPR, encoded by the coding sequence ATGGACGCTCCGACACGTCGACGCCTGCTGGCGGCGGCCGCCGTCGCGGTTCCCGCGCTCGCGGGCTGTCTCACGGAGTCGGGATCCGATGCGACGGAACTCGCGACGCCCGAGTCCGTCCCCGCCGACGACTGGTCGGAACCCGACTGGCGGCCGGCCGACGCCGTCCCGAGTGAGGACGACGTCGCGGCGACGACGGTCGTCTCCGACCTCGCGATCCCGTGGGATCTCACGTTCGCCGACGGCGACGCCTTCGTCACCGAACGCGACGGCGGCGTCCGCCGGTTCGATGCGGACGCACTGGCCGAGGACGCCGATCTGGGGGCCGACGACGGCGAGACGGTCCTCGAGAGCGCGTCCCTCCCCGATCGCGCGTCGCCCGGCGAGGGCGGGACCCTCGGTGTCGCGGCCCACCCCGACTATCCCGACACCCCCGACCTGTTCACCTACTACACAGCCGACGACGGGGCCGTCTCGAATCGGGTCGTCCGCTACGACCTCGAGGCCGACGCCCTCGAGACGGTCCTCGAGGGGATCCCGGGGTCGTCGATCCACAACGGCGGACGGATCGCGTTCGGTCCCGACGACCACCTCTGGGTGCTGACGGGCGACGCGAGGGAGCCCGCGCTAACGCAGGATCCTGGCTCCCGCGCCGGTGCCGTTCTGCGCGTGACGCCCGACGGGGAACCCCACCCCGAGAATCCCAACTGGGGTGACGACGGCGACCAGCGCACGTATTCGCTCGGCCACCGCAACCCGCAGGGACTCGACTTCACGCCGCAGGGAACGCCGATACTCGCCGAACACGGGCCGGGCGCACGGGACGAGGTCTCGGTCCTCCGGCCGGGCGGCAACTACGGCTGGGATATCGTCCGGGGCGGGCCTGACGACCCCGAGTACGGGAGCTACGACGAGTACGAGGCGGCGACGCCGCCGGTTGTCAACACCGGATCCGAAACGACGTGGGCGCCGTCCGGACTGGCATTTTACGACGACGGCGCGATCGAGCCGTGGACGAACACCGTCCTCGTCTGCGGGCTTGCCTCGAGCGCGCTGGCCGTCGTCGGGCTCACGCCCCGAAGCGATTCGGACGGTGAGAGGAGTTCGGACGAGTCCGACGCCGTCCAGTACGACGCCGACTGGCTCGACGACCGCTTTACGGCGACGGTCTACCGCCTGTTCGCCGACGAGTGGGGTCGCCTTCGACACGTCGAGCCCGGGCCGGATGGCTCGCTGTACCTGCTCACGTCGAACCGGGATGGTCGCGCGGACGGCCCGTTCCCCCGGGCGAACGACGATCGGATCGTCAGGCTGGACCCGCGGTAG
- the lrp gene encoding HTH-type transcriptional regulator Lrp: MTYEHLDTDLVNELLGDGRASLRSLAEELDVSVTTVSNHLSDLEEEDVIQGYTPIVDYDALGYDVTAVMQLKAEGSALPKITESLKDHRQMISVYEVTGNYDVIAIGKFKDTDDMNDQIKQLITDPDINQSNTSIVLNAVSENEQFELNPDEDN; this comes from the coding sequence ATGACCTACGAACACCTGGACACGGATCTGGTAAACGAACTGCTCGGCGACGGACGCGCGAGTCTTCGCAGCCTCGCGGAGGAACTCGACGTCTCGGTGACGACCGTCTCGAACCACCTCTCGGACTTGGAGGAGGAAGACGTCATTCAGGGATATACGCCGATCGTCGACTACGACGCCCTCGGCTACGACGTCACCGCGGTGATGCAGCTCAAAGCCGAAGGCAGCGCGCTGCCGAAGATCACCGAGTCCCTGAAGGACCACCGACAGATGATCTCGGTCTATGAAGTTACCGGCAACTACGACGTCATCGCCATCGGGAAGTTCAAAGACACCGACGACATGAACGACCAGATCAAGCAGCTGATCACCGACCCCGACATCAACCAGTCGAACACGAGCATCGTTCTCAACGCCGTCTCGGAGAACGAACAGTTCGAACTCAACCCCGACGAGGATAACTGA
- a CDS encoding AI-2E family transporter, protein MPERPEPPAWAVEQPVLTVLALTAVVLGFLIVLPYLQYVLFGVVLAYILLPLQRRLERYVRPMIAAFVSVITAVIVILLPLVYILSVALRQTGQLVDAVRSGNVDIGMIEQEIAERGYEVNLTGLYETYQDAISSGAQGVATGALDIVGGLPGLMIGLTITLFVCFALLRDGEQLMAWLYRVVPIDDEIQRELFAELDQLMQASVISNVLVAAIQAVLLGVGLAVLGIPAVVLLTVLTFVLTLLPLVGAFGVWLPVAIYLVAVGRPVAAGGLVVYGLLVTFSDTYLRPALIGRTSAFNSAIIVVGIFGGLITFGAVGLFIGPVVLGGAKITLDVFARERAERDGSAPTPADDAGDEPAGDAEPSETGDAGPSEADVSSNEPDDE, encoded by the coding sequence ATGCCAGAGCGTCCAGAGCCGCCGGCGTGGGCCGTCGAGCAGCCAGTTCTCACCGTGCTCGCGCTGACCGCAGTCGTTCTCGGATTCCTCATCGTCCTGCCGTACCTGCAGTACGTCCTCTTCGGCGTCGTCCTCGCGTACATCCTCCTGCCGCTCCAGCGGCGACTCGAGCGGTACGTCCGGCCGATGATCGCCGCGTTCGTCTCCGTCATCACCGCCGTGATCGTCATCCTGCTGCCGCTGGTGTACATCCTCAGCGTCGCGCTCCGGCAGACGGGCCAGCTCGTGGACGCTGTCCGGAGCGGGAACGTCGATATTGGGATGATCGAGCAGGAAATCGCGGAGCGGGGGTACGAGGTCAACCTGACCGGGCTCTACGAAACGTATCAGGACGCGATCTCATCCGGCGCGCAGGGGGTCGCGACGGGCGCGCTCGACATCGTCGGCGGACTGCCGGGACTCATGATCGGGCTGACGATCACCCTGTTCGTCTGTTTCGCGCTGTTGCGGGACGGGGAACAGCTGATGGCGTGGCTGTACCGCGTCGTCCCGATCGACGACGAGATCCAGCGGGAACTGTTCGCGGAACTGGATCAGCTCATGCAGGCCTCGGTGATCAGCAACGTCCTCGTCGCGGCCATTCAGGCGGTGTTGCTCGGCGTAGGGCTCGCGGTTCTCGGCATCCCGGCCGTCGTCTTGCTCACCGTGCTCACGTTCGTGCTCACCCTCCTGCCGCTGGTCGGCGCCTTTGGCGTCTGGCTCCCCGTCGCGATCTACCTCGTCGCGGTCGGCCGGCCCGTCGCCGCCGGCGGACTGGTTGTCTACGGACTGCTCGTCACCTTCTCCGACACGTATCTCCGGCCGGCGCTCATCGGGCGCACGAGCGCCTTCAACTCGGCGATCATCGTGGTCGGCATCTTCGGCGGGCTCATCACCTTCGGCGCGGTCGGGCTGTTCATCGGCCCCGTCGTCCTCGGCGGCGCGAAGATCACGCTGGACGTCTTCGCTCGAGAGCGCGCCGAGCGCGACGGATCGGCACCGACGCCCGCAGACGACGCGGGCGACGAGCCTGCCGGCGACGCCGAACCGTCCGAAACCGGTGATGCCGGCCCGTCCGAGGCCGACGTCTCGTCGAACGAGCCCGACGACGAGTGA